Proteins from a single region of Scleropages formosus chromosome 22, fSclFor1.1, whole genome shotgun sequence:
- the LOC108929773 gene encoding uncharacterized protein KIAA1257-like, producing the protein MPIPLSRALRQKAIRADDWWALLDFESIRKSGIAGGLRLRIRLYQKQRLSDTMESSNSERGADPRESRTDFAQNNPLADEPECGSASGDEGKKVDDDSQEAERGDKCGTQELHTSEPHVSQAVTNMNAPRCETKSAESKSHEVTLTVSIAMALPQGFSEGEEDPVIAEKSNRKKPKQVLPSGVLEAPKAQSYYRIEFTLLPDDPEPMKFDLVMFGVAAKIYTDNETKVLMPWQEGDQVWLAWSHCVKAAITRDLVLKLASHRVAFRVWDTKDRLSSKARRDRPRTFRLQQGRGGDDADHEGGVKAMVQHLRSVFEMERPKCRPSVKRRRDSAVLDAARPSELDDGSGGNL; encoded by the exons ATGCCCATCCCTTTGTCTAGAGCTCTCAGACAGAAGGCAATACg TGCAGATGATTGGTGGGCTCTTCTGGACTTTGAGAGCATCAGGAAGTCAGGGATTGCAGGGGGCCTGCGGCTGCGCATTCGCCTCTACCAGAAACAACGGCTGTCGGATACGATGGAAAGCAGCAACTCGGAGAGGGGCGCAGACCCCAGAGAGAGCCGTACGGACTTTGCACAGAACAACCCGCTGGCTGATGAACCCGAATGTGGCAGTGCCTCTGGAGATGAAGGGAAAAAGGTGGACGACGACTCGCAGGAAGCAGAAAGGGGGGACAAATGCGGGACCCAGGAACTCCATACATCTGAGCCACATGTAAGCCAGGCAGTGACCAACATGAATGCCCCTCGGTGTGAAACCAAATCTGCGGAATCCAAAAGCCATGAGGTCACGCTCACAGTCAGCATTGCAATGGCTCTTCCCCAAG GTTTCTCTGAAGGTGAAGAGGACCCAGTTATCGCAGAgaagagcaacagaaaaaagCCGAAGCAGGTTCTGCCCAGCGGAGTTCTGGAAGCTCCTAAAGCGCAGAGCTACTACCGCATTGAGTTCACTTTGCTCCCTGATGACCCAGAGCCGATGAAATTCGACCTGGTGATGTTCGGTGTAGCAGCGAAAATCTACACGGACAATGAAACCAAG GTTTTGATGCCGTGGCAGGAGGGGGACCAGGTGTGGCTCGCCTGGAGTCACTGTGTGAAGGCTGCCATCACCAGGGACCTGGTGCTGAAGCTGGCCTCGCACAGGGTCGCCTTCCGTGTGTGGGACACCAAGGACAGGCTGTCCTCCAAAGCCAGGCGCGACAGGCCCAGAACGTTTCGGCTGCAGCAGGGGCGTGGGGGGGACGACGCCGACCACGAGG GCGGCGTCAAGGCCATGGTGCAGCATCTGAGAAGTGTTTTTGAAATGGAGCGTCCTAAGTGCCGACCCTCAGTCAAAAGACGCAGAGACTCTGCCGTTTTGGATGCTGCGAGACCTTCAGAGCTCGACGATGGTTCAGGTGGGAACCTTTAG
- the cfap92 gene encoding uncharacterized protein FLJ43738 has protein sequence MGRAAHQRWLWPCCVLPALLLHCTVRQALWVSLRSLGCDGQRDGSGANPKGTVRDKEKELPPIAKAAQERSAGNQSSKTHKQQSKADVSALTSSGVRDQPQVVNQKSLSHRNALESAACTENTHKNGVASVELNPVHLLAGEKSVTDYLVSRTPGIREGLCSITVDKALMSEELRMKLNPLVITVLSATSLPASPVPFHVLKEKCLPVYCQYKLPDMTMHRTKGEEHGSDLYFRDVNVILTGLLDPDELQQYLGGPPLEIEIHDRDRKLEEPATSPTVFGTEAEDNRLGSVSLLSCRRTRFNPFVNSTSRQDPYGIATVDLSELLRGQRRFKATAAIKCSPPPDLSVCRWAEHEERMLGFPGVAYGPLEDPMPMGHYFEANSELKVQVEIAHPLKHNIWHLGYPFGRIIYFFRCKSSMALTRLRSEILKINAAAFHLNSATEEMIEKTLSCYEMSASEKNSKEMDVVTGFYLYDNKTHLFVLEGLKDKAIRRLWEKVPIKLSGSEEDQTKILYNSDQSFSTRLYHTLDLSLSPIHLHEALDNIMKQPLLYVREMVPRACFQALSRLSYLFQVKTMKDAVHGELFPSAEMILSMSKEFGIIPLKKQQEEVVVVRCEMQESPLKTTEKLGEPADTSLNDNMELMEDNEEEQHHVETKDIIEGNIEEVHLANLKMEKPKLTDTDSSKTEKPKPADTDSLKMEKSKPADIDSLKMEKPKPADTDSLKMEKSKPADIDSLKMEKPKPAEAEAQLPVDNVVPNYNMTQSENCTQQAWELLRKKMAKGYHSTTVASVDADVEQRSLEVRSKATRHTRESFVLPGFRSSMDSNKHPLKPDEARIEELRQPWKENILHSNILRPTLTRDTWPWSKRFEDFNLYKKPSGFFDSEVPVTIHLAGELLQQEQREAAKVQYSRWLRKVLPSEASLGQGPVPEFKCHMVHGESGKLGDLLKDKPMKYSLRTPGLELKGLAQQVEILITILRTSYYFDF, from the exons ATGGGGAGGGCTGCTCATCAAAGGTGGCTGTGGCCGTGCTGCGTTCTGCCCGCTCTTTTACTGCACTGCACCGTGAGACAAGCACTGTGGGTCTCCCTCAGATCTCTGGGCTGTGACGGCCAACGGGACGGCAGCGGGGCCAATCCGAAGGGGACGGTTCGCGACAAGGAGAAGGAGCTGCCGCCCATAGCGAAAGCGGCGCAGGAGCGGTCTGCCGGGAACCAGTCCtcgaaaacacacaaacagcagagcAAGGCTGACGTCT CGGCTCTGACATCCAGCGGTGTGAGAGACCAGCCCCAGGTCGTCAATCAGAAGTCACTGTCCCACAGAAACGCCCTGGAGAGCGCTGCCTGCACTGAGAACACTCATAAGAACGGCGTCGCCTCGGTGGAGCTCAATCCAGTGCACCTGCTCGCAG GAGAGAAGTCGGTCACGGACTACCTGGTGAGCCGCACCCCTGGAATACGCGAAggcctctgcagcatcacggTGGACAAGGCGCTCATGTCGGAAGAGCTCAGGATGAAGCTGAACCCCTTGGTCATCACAGTCTTGTCAGCCACGTCTCTCCCGGCTTCACCTGTCCCCTTTCACGTACTCAAG GAAAAGTGTCTACCGGTGTACTGTCAGTATAAGCTCCCCGACATGACCATGCACAGGACGAAGGGAGAGGAGCATGGCTCAGACCTGTACTTCAGGGATGTAAATGTGATTCTGACTGGTCTCCTGGACCCCGATGAACTGCAGCAGTACCTCGGAGGGCCTCCGTTGGAGATCGAGATCCATGACCGTGACAGGAAGCTGGAGGAACCAGCCACAAGCCCAACTGTGTTTGGCACTGAGGCTGAAGACAACAGGCTGGGAAGCGTCAGCCTACTGAGCTGTAGGAGGACAAGGTTCAACCCCTTCGTCAACAGTACGTCACGGCAAGACCCCTACGGGATTGCCACCGTGGACTTGTCGGAGCTGCTTCGGGGGCAGAGGCGCTTTAAAGCTACAGCAGCCATCAAGTGCTCACCTCCTCCAGACCTGTCTGTGTGTAGATGGGCTGAACATGAAGAAAGGATGCTTGGATTCCCAGGCGTGGCTTACGGACCCCTTGAAGACCCCATGCCCATGGGCCATTACTTTGAAGCCAATTCCGAGCTGAAAGTGCAGGTTGAAATCGCTCACCCTCTCAAGCATAACATATGGCACTTGGGTTACCCTTTTGGCCGTATCATTTACTTCTTCCGGTGCAAGAGCAGCATGGCTTTAACCAGGCTGCGCTCAGAGATCCTGAAAATCAATGCTGCCGCCTTCCATCTCAACTCTGCCACAGAGGAAATGATCGAAAAGACCCTGAGCTGCTATGAAATGAGTGCCAGCGAGAAGAACAGCAAGGAGATGGATGTTGTGACAGGATTCTACTTGTATGACAATAAAACCCACCTCTTCGTTCTGGAGGGACTGAAGGACAAAGCCATTAGGAGGCTCTGGGAGAAGGTTCCCATTAA GTTGTCCGGTAGCGAGGAGGACCAGACCAAGATTCTCTACAACTCAGATCAGAGCTTCTCCACCAGGCTGTACCACACACTGGACTTGAGCCTATCTCCCATACACCTCCATGAGGCACTGGATAACATCATGAAGCAGCCGCTGCTCTACGTGAGGGAGATGGTGCCTCGGGCCTGCTTCCAGGCTCTGTCCCG GCTCAGCTATCTGTTCCAGGTGAAGACCATGAAGGATGCTGTCCATGGCGAACTGTTCCCCTCAGCTGAGATGATTCTTAGCATGAGCAAGGAGTTTGGAATCATTCCGCTGAAgaaacagcaggaggaggtggtTGTGGTTAGGTGTGAGATGCAGGAGTCTCCTCTGAAAACTACAGAAAAGTTAGGTGAGCCAGCAGACACCTCCCTCAATGACAACATGGAGTTGATGGAAGATAATGAAGAGGAGCAGCACCACGTGGAGACTAAAGACATCATTGAG GGAAACATTGAGGAGGTACATCTAGCAAACTTGAAGATGGAGAAGCCCAAGCTAACTGACACAGACAGCTCAAAGACAGAGAAGCCCAAACCAGCTGACACAGACAGCCTGAAGATGGAGAAGTCCAAACCAGCTGACATAGACAGCCTGAAGATGGAGAAGCCCAAACCAGCTGACACAGACAGCCTGAAGATGGAGAAGTCCAAACCAGCTGACATAGACAGCCTGAAGATGGAGAAGCCCAAGCCAGCTGAGGCAGAAGCTCAGCTACCTGTAGATAATGTGGTGCCCAATTACAACATGACTCAGTCAGAAAACTGCACCCAACAGGCTTGGGAACTGCTGCGTAAGAAAATGGCAAAG GGATACCACTCCACCACAGTGGCTTCTGTGGATGCTGATGTGGAGCAGAGGTCCTTGGAGGTCAGGTCCAAAGCCACTCGGCACACCCGTGAAAGCTTTGTGTTACCTGGATTCAGGAGCAGTATGGATTCCAACAAACATCCCCTGAAGCCCGATGAGGCCCGCATAGAAGAGCTGAGACAG CCTTGGAAGGAGAACATACTTCACAGCAATATTTTGAGGCCCACGCTCACGAGAGACACGTGGCCCTGGTCCAAGCGTTTCGAAGACTTCAATCTGTACAAAAAACCATCCGGGTTCTTTGACTCCGAGGTTCCTGTCACCATCCACCTGGCTG GGGAGTtgctacagcaagagcagcGGGAGGCGGCTAAGGTGCAGTACAGCCGCTGGCTCAGGAAGGTGCTCCCTAGTGAGGCTTCTTTGGGGCAAGGGCCTGTCCCAGAGTTCAAGTGCCACATGGTACATGGGGAGTCTGGAAAACTAGGGGACTTGCTGAAGGACAAGCCCATGAAGTACTCACTGAGGACGCCGGGGCTGGAACTCAAG GGCCTGGCACAACAGGTGGAGATTCTCATCACTATACTGAGGACCAGTTACTACTTTGACTTTTAA